In the genome of Helicovermis profundi, the window TTATATACCTTTTACAAATAATTAATCATTAATAAATTTTAAAATAATTATTTAATCCAATTAATCATAGGGCTAAAAGAGAGCGGTGAGTTTAACAAAGTTAAACGTTCCGTACTGCTTATATACCCTTTACAAGCATTAATCATTAAGAAAATTTTTAAAATAATTATTTAATCCAATTAATCATAGGGCTAAAAGCCCGCGGCCAAGCAAAACGAAGTTTTGATAGGCTGCACTGCTTATATACCCTTTACAAGCATTAATCATTAAAAAAATTTTAAAATAATTATTTCATCCAATAAATTTAACAATTTTAACTTTTCTCCGCATAACTTCTATTTTTATTTTAACACAAAATACATATTTTTACAATTCGTTCTTCTACAATAAAATAAAATTCTAAATTTTAAGCCATGTAAAACTTAAAATTTAGAATCTATTACACATTAAGTCGTCACTATTTTCCTAATTTCATTAAATGCAAATAAAGCAGTATTCATCCTAATTCTTTCTCTACCACCTCTAAAGTTCTTTTTAAATATAAAGGTATTATCAAAATATTTTATACCGATATATACAAGTCCAACAGGCTTTTCTTCACTTCCACCATTTGGACCTGCAATTCCTGTAACAGTGATACATATATCAGATTTTGTTTTTTCATAGAGTCCATCTAGCATTTCTAGACAAACTTCTTCACTAACAGCTCCAAATTCATCTAAAGATTGTTCGCTTACATTTAATTCTTTAACTTTTGCTTCATTTGCATAAGTAATTAAAGAACATTTATAAATATCAGATACGCCAGAAAAATCTGTAATTAATTTTGCAATAAGCCCACCTGTGCATGACTCTGCTGTAGATATTGTAAATTTCTTTTCTAAAAGAAGATTTATAGTTGTTTCAGGGAGTGACATATCTTCATAATTAAAAATATATTCACCTATTCTACTTGTAATTTCATCAACTATAGGATTAATCAACTTATAGTTTTCTTCTTCATTTTCACTACTCGAAGTAACTCTAATAAGCACTTCTCCACTTTTAACATATGTGGCAATAGTTGGGTTGCTTTGATTTTCAACTATATCCATAATTTTATCTTCAACTTTTGATTCACCCATACCAAATACTTTAATAAATTTTGAAGTAATTATATTTTTATTCATCTTTTGAAGTTCTTTAGAAGCGTAATTTTCAAACATTGGATTTACTTCTCTAGGCGGTCCAGGAAGTAAAAGAGCCATCTTTTTACCTTTTTTAACTATACACCCTGGCGCTGTACCAAAATCGTTATCTAAAATAATAGAATCTTTAGGGAAATATGCCTGTCTAAAATTATTCTCAGTAATATTTCTTCCGTATTTTTTAAACCTTTCGATTAAACCAAGCTTAACTTCTTCATTAAGTACTAAATCAAGTCCTAATGCATTTGCAATAACTTCTTTAGTAATATCATCCTTTGTCGGCCCAAGTCCACCAGATGTAACTATTAAATCAACTTTTTCGTAAAGTCTATTAATATCCTCAATTATCCTGTCTTCATTATCCCCTACAGTAGAATGGTACATAACGCTAATACCAAGTTCATTTAATTTTCTAGATAGATACTCACTATTAGTGTTTAATGTCATACCCATTAATAGTTCAGTTCCTATTGTAAGTATAGCTGCCTTCACATTATCATCTCCATTAATTTAAAACATTTCTATTTTTATAAATATAATCGATACCAGAAATTACAGTTGCAATAGTTGCAATATATAAAGTAATCATATCAATTCTAATATTTAATCCATTAAATGGTGCATTATTTAATAAAAGCATAATTATAGCTAGTATTTGAGTATTAGTTTTAATTTTGCCCCATATACTTGCAGATATAACGACACCTTCACTTGCTGCAACTGCTCTAAAAACACTAATAATTAATTCTCTTGAAATAATTATAAATACGAAATACGAACTTATTTGGTCCGTTTGTACAAAACCGATTAAAGCCGCAGCAACTAATAATTTATCTGCAAGTGGATCCATAAATTTACCAAGTTTCGATACTAAATTTAATTTTCTCGCCAAATACCCATCTAAAAAATCAGTTATTGATGCAAGAATAAATATAATAAGCGCCACATAATTTGGTGAATCTACACTAAAATTATTAAGTAAAAAATACAAAAATACAGGTACTAATAATATTCTGCTAAGTGTAATTTTATTAGGTAAATTCATATCAAAACTCTCCTATCAAATCATATTCCATAGAATCAATTATTTTTACTGATATAAATTCGCCTGTTTCAAGTTCTTTTTCAGTATTAACATATACGATTCCATCTACTTCCGGTGCATCATATGAACTTCTACATAGGTATACGTTCTCTTTAGGCACTTTTTCTTCTACAATTACTTCTATTTCTCGTCCAAAAAATTTATTAAGATTATCTGATGAAATTTGTACTTGAATAGCAAGAAGTTCATTTTTTCTATTTTCACGAATTTCTTCATCTACTTGGTTTTTCATTTTAGCTGCAGCTGTGTCCTCTTCAAGTGAATAGGCAAACACTCCAACTTTATCAAGTTTTACATCTGAAATAAATTCTTTAAGTTCATTAAATTCCTCATCAGTTTCACCAGGAAAACCAACTAATAAAGTCGTTCTAATAACAATATCACTAACTTTTTCTCTAAGTTTATTTATAACACTGTAAAGCTGCTCTTTAGAAGTATTTCTATTCATTCTTTTTAACACAGAATTAGATGCATGCTGAATTGGTATATCAATATATTTAACAACCTTATCAAGAGTCGCTATTGCATCAATTAATTCATCATCAATTACATCTGGATAACAATATTGCAGTCTAATCCATTTTAAACCTTCAATTTTATTAAGTTCTTTTAAAAGAGCAGAAAGCTTATATTTACCATACAAATCAATTCCATATCTTGTAGTGTCCTGTGCTATTATAATTAATTCTTTAACTCCACCACTAACTAAATCTTTTGCTTCAAGAACTATATCTTCCATTTTTCTACTTCTATATTTACCTCTTAATTTGGGAATAATACAATAGGTACAAAGGTTATCACAACCCTCTGAGACTTTTAAAAACGCATAATAATTGGGAGACAAAAGTATTCTTGGAATATTTTCATCAATATCATCGTCTATATCTCCAGTTGCAGTAATTCTTTTGCTATTAATTTCTTTATTACTTAAAATTTCATCAATAATATAATAAATATTTACAAATTTTGTTGTTCCAATAAATGCATCAACTTCTGGAAGTTCTTTTTCAAGTTCATCCGCATATCTTTCAACCAAACAACCCGCGGCTACAAAAACTTTACATATACCATTTTTTTTATGTTCTAATAGCTCTATAATCGTATTAATTGATTCTTCTTTTGCATCTCCAATAAAACCACAAGTGTTTACAACAATAATATCAGCTTTTGATGGATCAAGTTCAATATTATAATTATTTTTGCTCATTATACCAATCATCATCTCAGAGTCTACTTGGTTTTTAGCACAGCCAAGTGTTTCAAAATATATTTTTAAATTCATAATTTTCCTTTCTTTTATATAAGTATTTATTATTTTATTGATTTACTATCGATCAAATACATCACAGATTTTCGCTAGTAGTGTTAAGATTTTCTCCGCTTGAATCCTCTTCTAAAAAACTTGGTCCAACTAATACTTCTCTTGGTTTACTTCCAGCACTTGGACCTACAATACCCCTTTCTTCCATTTCATCAACAATTCTAGCTGCCCTATTATATCCTATTCTAAACTTTCTTTGAAGCATTGAAACTGAAGCCTGCTTAGAATTAATTACATGCTCTATTGAGGGTCTTAAATATTCATCATCATTATTATCAATAAACAAAGTGCTTGAAGTGTTTTCTAAAATTCCTTCATCATAATTAACTTGACCAGATTGTCCTTTAACAAATGCAACTAAATTTTCAACTTCTTCATCGGAAACAAAGGCACCCTGAACTCTCATAGGTTTAGATAATCCAACTGGTGAAAATAACATGTCTCCTTTACCAAGAAGTTTTTCTGCACCACCCATATCAAGAATTGTTCTTGAGTCAATTTGGGAACTAACTGAAAATGCGATTCTTGACGGAATATTTGCCTTAATTAAACCAGTAATTACATCAACTGATGGTCTTTGAGTTGCAACAATTAAATGAATACCAGCAGCTCTAGCCATCTGTGCCAATCTACATATCGCGTCTTCAACTTGGTTTGGCGCCACCATCATAAGGTCGGCTAGTTCATCTATAATAACAACTATTTTAGGCATTTTTTCAAGATCATTTTTCTCAGCTTTTTTATTGTATGAATTAATATCACGAACAGAAGTTTCAGCAAAAGTATTATATCTATTTGTCATTTCCTGAACAGCCCAATTTAATGCAATAGATGCTTTTTTAGGATCAGTCACTACAGGAAGTATCAAATGAGGTATACCATTATAATTATTAAGCTCAACAACTTTAGGATCTATCATAAGGAGCTTTACTTCATCAGGCCTTGCATTAAAAAGAATTGATGCAATTAAGGTATTAACACATACACTTTTACCAGAACCTGTAGCGCCTGCAATAAGTAAATGTGGCATTTTAGATAGATCACTTACTATAGAGTTACCTGAAATATCTTTTCCAAGTGCAAAGCTTAATTTCGATTTACTATCCCTAAACTCTTTAGTATCAAGGACATCTTTTAAAGTTACAAGCGAAGTATTTTTATTTGGAATTTCAATTCCTACTGCTGCTTTTCCTGGAATTGGAGCGATAATTCTAATTTGCTGAGCTGCAAGTCCAAGAGCTATATCATCTGAAAGATTAACTATTTTACTAACCTTAACACCAGGGCTTGGTTGAAGTTCAAACATTGTAATAGCTGGCCCCTTACTAATTTGAACAACTTTTGCTTCAACTTTAAAGCTAGCTAAAATTGATTCAAGTTTCCTTGCAATATCTAAAATTTCTTTTTTATTTGATGTTCCTGTAACTTTACTATTACTAAGCATTTTTACACTTGGAATAATATAATTTTCATACTCCATATGTGATGCTTTTTCTAGATCATTTTCAATTTTCTTAACTTCTTTTTTACTAATTTTTGAATTTTCTTTTTTTATCTCTTTATTTGTTTTTACTTGAACGTTTTGAGTTTCACCGGACTTATTCATTTCATTATTATTAATACTACTAGCTGTACTTGGCTCACTCACAACATTTGATTTTACTTCGTCATCAAATGCATTGATTTTAATACTCATACTTTCTTCTGACGAAGTATTTACAGCATTACTGGGTAAACTTACACTAGTAGAAGTTTTTTCTATATTTTTATCAAGAACATAATTATTGCTATCAAAGTCGCTAAATTTTTCAGTTTTTTTCTGCTTTATCTCTTCTATATTTTGTTTAATGTTTTCTTTTGATACAGCTTTCTTCTCTTTGTATTGTCTATTAGCATTTGTAACTACATTCGTTGCAAATTTCTTTTGTGAATTAAAGATATCTACAATTGAAATTTTGGTGCCGATTACAATTGCAATAAATAAAAGAATAAGGGAAACAACATAAGTTCCAATTTTTCCAAACAATCCAACTAATGCATAGGATAAAAGCGTACCTATAGAACCAGACGACGTACCAATTACGCCGTAGTTAAATGCAGTAATCACTCCATCTATAGATAAAACTTTAATATTAGTAAGTTTATAACCTTCCATAGAAATATCATAAATTAAATTACTATATATTGCTAAAATACTAAAAAATCCAAGTAAAATAGAAAATATATACTTTTTTCTAACAGTTTTAAGGTTATTGTTTATAATGAAAAATATAATAAAAAATACAACATAAGGTACTATATATGCAGTTTTAGAAAATAGGCCAAGATATATTTTTTTTATGGTTTCACCAACAATTCCCATAGCAAAAG includes:
- a CDS encoding competence/damage-inducible protein A, which gives rise to MKAAILTIGTELLMGMTLNTNSEYLSRKLNELGISVMYHSTVGDNEDRIIEDINRLYEKVDLIVTSGGLGPTKDDITKEVIANALGLDLVLNEEVKLGLIERFKKYGRNITENNFRQAYFPKDSIILDNDFGTAPGCIVKKGKKMALLLPGPPREVNPMFENYASKELQKMNKNIITSKFIKVFGMGESKVEDKIMDIVENQSNPTIATYVKSGEVLIRVTSSSENEEENYKLINPIVDEITSRIGEYIFNYEDMSLPETTINLLLEKKFTISTAESCTGGLIAKLITDFSGVSDIYKCSLITYANEAKVKELNVSEQSLDEFGAVSEEVCLEMLDGLYEKTKSDICITVTGIAGPNGGSEEKPVGLVYIGIKYFDNTFIFKKNFRGGRERIRMNTALFAFNEIRKIVTT
- the pgsA gene encoding CDP-diacylglycerol--glycerol-3-phosphate 3-phosphatidyltransferase; this translates as MNLPNKITLSRILLVPVFLYFLLNNFSVDSPNYVALIIFILASITDFLDGYLARKLNLVSKLGKFMDPLADKLLVAAALIGFVQTDQISSYFVFIIISRELIISVFRAVAASEGVVISASIWGKIKTNTQILAIIMLLLNNAPFNGLNIRIDMITLYIATIATVISGIDYIYKNRNVLN
- a CDS encoding DNA translocase FtsK, with the protein product MNKKNSVKKESKTKKSPNAKKSSSVKKSTKSKKVNTKKTNGSKKSEKKSNFESKLIYEVKLILLIGFTVISVFSLHTFAMGIVGETIKKIYLGLFSKTAYIVPYVVFFIIFFIINNNLKTVRKKYIFSILLGFFSILAIYSNLIYDISMEGYKLTNIKVLSIDGVITAFNYGVIGTSSGSIGTLLSYALVGLFGKIGTYVVSLILLFIAIVIGTKISIVDIFNSQKKFATNVVTNANRQYKEKKAVSKENIKQNIEEIKQKKTEKFSDFDSNNYVLDKNIEKTSTSVSLPSNAVNTSSEESMSIKINAFDDEVKSNVVSEPSTASSINNNEMNKSGETQNVQVKTNKEIKKENSKISKKEVKKIENDLEKASHMEYENYIIPSVKMLSNSKVTGTSNKKEILDIARKLESILASFKVEAKVVQISKGPAITMFELQPSPGVKVSKIVNLSDDIALGLAAQQIRIIAPIPGKAAVGIEIPNKNTSLVTLKDVLDTKEFRDSKSKLSFALGKDISGNSIVSDLSKMPHLLIAGATGSGKSVCVNTLIASILFNARPDEVKLLMIDPKVVELNNYNGIPHLILPVVTDPKKASIALNWAVQEMTNRYNTFAETSVRDINSYNKKAEKNDLEKMPKIVVIIDELADLMMVAPNQVEDAICRLAQMARAAGIHLIVATQRPSVDVITGLIKANIPSRIAFSVSSQIDSRTILDMGGAEKLLGKGDMLFSPVGLSKPMRVQGAFVSDEEVENLVAFVKGQSGQVNYDEGILENTSSTLFIDNNDDEYLRPSIEHVINSKQASVSMLQRKFRIGYNRAARIVDEMEERGIVGPSAGSKPREVLVGPSFLEEDSSGENLNTTSENL
- the rimO gene encoding 30S ribosomal protein S12 methylthiotransferase RimO; the encoded protein is MNLKIYFETLGCAKNQVDSEMMIGIMSKNNYNIELDPSKADIIVVNTCGFIGDAKEESINTIIELLEHKKNGICKVFVAAGCLVERYADELEKELPEVDAFIGTTKFVNIYYIIDEILSNKEINSKRITATGDIDDDIDENIPRILLSPNYYAFLKVSEGCDNLCTYCIIPKLRGKYRSRKMEDIVLEAKDLVSGGVKELIIIAQDTTRYGIDLYGKYKLSALLKELNKIEGLKWIRLQYCYPDVIDDELIDAIATLDKVVKYIDIPIQHASNSVLKRMNRNTSKEQLYSVINKLREKVSDIVIRTTLLVGFPGETDEEFNELKEFISDVKLDKVGVFAYSLEEDTAAAKMKNQVDEEIRENRKNELLAIQVQISSDNLNKFFGREIEVIVEEKVPKENVYLCRSSYDAPEVDGIVYVNTEKELETGEFISVKIIDSMEYDLIGEF